Proteins from one Pelosinus sp. IPA-1 genomic window:
- a CDS encoding [FeFe] hydrogenase, group A produces the protein MVDKDTDIIKIDAELCTGCRRCAEVCPVDAIEGKQGTPQFINVEKCVMCGQCIQICSAYASIFEEYRTSREDKLRERNMPVTLEEPIFAAYNIGDLPKVKEALTNTEAFTMVQCAPAVRVAIAEEFGMPLGSLAPGKLAAALRQLGFNRIYDTNFAADLTIMEEGSELVQRITEGGLLPMFTSCCPAWVKFVEQEYPELIPHLSSCKSPQQMAGTMFKTYGAQADGVEPDNIYSVAIMPCTCKKFESQRPEMNTDGYQNVDAVLTTRELAYLIKEAGIDFSSLPEEDFDKPLGMYSGAGHLFCATGGVMEAAIRTAYELITNEPIPNVNIQYVRGSQGVRRGVVHAGDVKVKTVVVSGLKNVVPILEEIKKGNADFHFMEVMTCPVGCVSGGGQPKVLLPKDTEIAYKNRISSTYRHDEEQTYRKSHENPEIKAIYKNFLGEPLGHKSHHLLHTEYKQRGYCK, from the coding sequence ATGGTAGACAAAGATACAGACATTATTAAAATTGATGCAGAACTTTGTACAGGGTGCAGACGGTGTGCTGAAGTGTGTCCGGTAGATGCTATTGAAGGAAAACAAGGAACTCCTCAGTTCATTAATGTTGAAAAATGTGTAATGTGTGGACAATGCATACAAATATGCAGCGCTTATGCTTCTATATTTGAGGAATATAGAACTTCTCGTGAAGACAAACTGCGTGAACGTAATATGCCAGTAACCTTAGAAGAACCAATATTTGCTGCATATAATATTGGTGACTTGCCAAAAGTAAAAGAGGCTTTAACCAATACAGAAGCCTTTACTATGGTTCAGTGTGCACCAGCAGTAAGAGTTGCGATTGCAGAGGAATTTGGTATGCCATTAGGAAGTCTTGCACCAGGAAAGCTAGCAGCCGCTCTACGGCAGTTAGGTTTTAACCGGATATATGATACTAATTTTGCTGCGGATTTGACAATCATGGAAGAAGGAAGTGAACTGGTTCAGCGTATTACAGAGGGTGGTCTTCTGCCTATGTTTACTTCCTGTTGCCCTGCTTGGGTAAAATTTGTGGAACAAGAATATCCAGAACTCATACCCCATTTATCAAGTTGCAAATCACCCCAACAGATGGCAGGAACTATGTTTAAAACCTATGGCGCACAAGCCGATGGAGTTGAACCAGACAACATATACAGTGTTGCCATTATGCCTTGTACTTGTAAAAAGTTTGAGTCTCAGCGCCCAGAAATGAATACAGATGGCTACCAAAATGTAGATGCAGTTCTTACAACAAGAGAGCTTGCTTATTTAATTAAGGAAGCGGGAATTGATTTTAGCAGCTTGCCAGAAGAGGATTTTGACAAGCCACTGGGTATGTATTCTGGTGCTGGTCACCTATTTTGTGCAACTGGTGGAGTTATGGAAGCTGCTATTCGTACTGCGTATGAATTAATAACAAATGAGCCGATCCCTAATGTAAATATCCAATATGTTAGGGGCAGCCAAGGGGTACGAAGAGGTGTTGTGCATGCTGGCGATGTAAAGGTTAAAACAGTTGTTGTCTCAGGGCTAAAAAACGTTGTACCAATACTTGAAGAAATCAAAAAAGGGAATGCTGATTTTCATTTCATGGAGGTTATGACGTGCCCTGTTGGCTGCGTTAGTGGTGGCGGACAACCTAAAGTGTTATTACCCAAAGATACTGAGATCGCATATAAGAATCGAATAAGCAGTACCTATCGTCACGATGAGGAGCAAACTTATCGAAAGTCCCATGAAAATCCTGAAATAAAAGCGATTTATAAGAATTTTCTTGGCGAGCCTCTAGGTCATAAATCTCATCATCTTTTGCATACCGAGTATAAACAAAGGGGGTATTGCAAATGA
- a CDS encoding FAD-dependent oxidoreductase: protein MSKKIKQVDLLIIGAGVAGLTAGIYAGRLKLNTLIIEDEIIGGQIRDAYIIENYPGFSSISGSDLIDKMQEQAINSGATIDEFDSVVSVKLTDNEKIIESEKNIYKPKAVIIAAGAKRKELPIPEEKKFRGNGIHYCEICDGHLYEGKHIAVVGGGSSSVGAAIFLSKYAERITLIHRSEYLRADKKSQEELFNNKKINFLWNTQVKQAMGNELLESVLLENVNTKENTELKLDGIFVNIGSVPRTAMYKQYINIDSYGNIEASETCETNVKGVFAAGDVRAKEVRQLTTAASDGTIAALMAEKYILQQ from the coding sequence ATGAGTAAGAAGATAAAACAGGTAGATTTATTAATTATTGGTGCAGGTGTAGCTGGATTAACAGCTGGTATTTATGCTGGTAGGCTCAAGCTTAATACTTTAATTATCGAAGATGAAATCATTGGCGGGCAAATCCGGGACGCTTATATTATTGAAAATTATCCTGGGTTTAGCAGTATTAGTGGCAGTGATTTAATTGATAAAATGCAAGAACAGGCAATTAATTCAGGGGCAACGATTGATGAGTTTGATAGTGTAGTATCAGTAAAATTAACGGACAATGAAAAAATCATTGAAAGTGAAAAAAATATATATAAGCCAAAAGCTGTGATTATTGCGGCTGGTGCCAAACGCAAGGAATTACCTATACCGGAAGAAAAAAAATTTCGTGGAAATGGTATCCATTATTGTGAAATATGTGATGGACATTTATATGAAGGAAAACATATTGCGGTTGTTGGCGGTGGAAGTTCAAGTGTTGGAGCGGCTATCTTTTTGTCTAAATATGCAGAAAGAATTACCCTAATTCATCGTTCCGAGTATTTAAGAGCAGATAAAAAAAGTCAAGAAGAGTTGTTCAATAACAAAAAGATAAACTTTTTGTGGAATACACAAGTGAAACAGGCTATGGGTAATGAGTTGTTAGAATCTGTACTTTTAGAAAATGTTAATACAAAAGAAAATACAGAGTTAAAGTTGGATGGAATCTTTGTAAATATTGGTTCGGTTCCTAGAACCGCTATGTATAAACAGTATATAAACATAGATAGCTATGGTAATATTGAAGCCAGTGAAACTTGTGAAACAAATGTAAAAGGTGTTTTTGCAGCGGGAGATGTGAGGGCTAAAGAGGTTAGGCAATTAACAACTGCTGCAAGTGATGGAACCATCGCTGCATTAATGGCTGAAAAGTATATATTACAACAGTAA
- a CDS encoding molybdenum cofactor guanylyltransferase — translation MKKELLPVTPIILAGGKSTRMKENKSFVQLMSKPMIEVVLEKVTNIFSLPPIVITNSFIEYSYLGVRLEKDIFPQKGPLAGIHAGLSYSSTYQTFIVGCDIPLLDPAFIQYMLYQDDRYDIVIPSEDGYTHPLHARYSKNCIHFIEKKLKQNEGKIISFFPEVNVRYINKVEITEFPFAWQSLINVNTPEDLKSVQLILKSLFKI, via the coding sequence ATGAAAAAAGAACTTCTGCCGGTAACACCCATTATACTAGCTGGTGGAAAAAGTACTAGAATGAAGGAAAATAAGTCTTTTGTTCAGCTAATGTCAAAACCGATGATTGAAGTCGTATTGGAAAAGGTTACAAACATATTTTCATTACCTCCTATAGTAATAACAAATTCGTTTATAGAGTACTCCTACCTTGGCGTTAGACTAGAAAAGGATATTTTCCCACAGAAAGGACCTTTGGCTGGGATTCATGCTGGTCTAAGTTATTCATCGACCTATCAGACCTTTATTGTAGGATGTGATATTCCCTTATTAGATCCTGCATTTATTCAATACATGCTCTACCAAGACGATCGTTATGATATCGTCATTCCCTCAGAAGATGGTTACACCCATCCGCTGCATGCTAGATACAGTAAAAACTGTATCCATTTTATTGAAAAGAAGTTGAAGCAGAATGAGGGAAAGATAATTTCCTTTTTCCCAGAAGTCAATGTGCGTTATATTAATAAAGTAGAAATTACAGAATTCCCTTTTGCATGGCAGTCACTGATTAATGTAAATACCCCAGAAGATTTAAAAAGTGTTCAGTTGATATTGAAAAGTCTTTTTAAAATATAG
- the fdhF gene encoding formate dehydrogenase subunit alpha, with amino-acid sequence MESILTTCPYCGTGCTFYLNTEHGEIISVTPNRENAVNKGKLCSKGYFGFDFVHHRDRLQQPLIRKNGVLVEATWEEAISLIATKLKHTIQEFGSDSIAAFSSARCTNEENYLMQKLMRAVVGTNNIDHCARLCHSPTVAGLATAFGSGAMTNSINEIETMGPKDAIFAIGTNTTECHPVMGVFMLQAKARGTKLVVADPREIDLARHADVWLQHKPGTDVALLSAISHVILKEGLEDRAFIKNRTNNFAAFKETVKRYTPQYAELITGVPAEKIIKAAKIIGQADHTATYYTMGITQHTSGVDNVLSVANLAMITGNLGKEKTGVNPLRGQNNVQGSCDMGALPNVYPGYQSVKDSIIKAKFEEAWKTSLSDEIGLTIPEVLHGIEEDRVKVLYVFGENPMRSDPDVNHVKHCLEQVDFLVVQDIFLTETAELADVVLPGTTFAEKDGTFTSTERRVQRIRKAIEPRGNSRPDWKIIGDIMNALGDSTEYSSPQKIYEEMQSVTPSYAGITYSRIEKGGIQWPCSDTEHPGTPILHVGVFNRGIGEFTAVDYRDPAELPDQEFPLMLTTGRVVAHYHTGSMTRRSWGLHGTHPEGYLEINPLDAKRLNIENEELIRVSSRRGTITTKAQVTKRVPEGLTFITFHFTESPGNMLTNSASDPVCQIPEFKVCAVKVEKL; translated from the coding sequence ATGGAAAGTATTTTGACTACTTGTCCTTATTGTGGTACTGGCTGTACTTTTTATCTCAATACGGAACATGGTGAAATTATTAGCGTTACCCCTAATCGTGAGAATGCCGTAAATAAAGGAAAACTTTGTTCTAAGGGCTATTTTGGCTTTGATTTCGTGCATCATCGTGACCGATTACAACAACCCTTGATTCGAAAAAATGGAGTATTGGTTGAAGCTACTTGGGAAGAGGCTATTTCACTTATTGCCACTAAGTTAAAACATACAATTCAGGAATTTGGTTCTGATAGTATAGCGGCTTTTAGTTCAGCTAGGTGTACGAATGAAGAAAACTATCTAATGCAAAAACTGATGCGCGCAGTGGTTGGTACCAATAATATCGATCATTGCGCTCGTCTTTGCCATTCTCCTACGGTGGCTGGACTAGCTACGGCATTTGGGAGTGGAGCCATGACAAATTCAATTAATGAGATTGAAACAATGGGGCCTAAAGATGCTATTTTTGCCATAGGAACCAATACAACAGAATGTCATCCAGTTATGGGAGTTTTCATGTTGCAGGCCAAAGCACGTGGTACCAAACTGGTAGTAGCTGATCCTCGCGAAATTGATTTAGCAAGACATGCGGACGTCTGGTTACAGCATAAGCCCGGAACGGATGTAGCACTACTGAGTGCAATTTCACATGTCATTCTTAAGGAAGGACTAGAAGATCGTGCTTTTATAAAAAATCGTACAAATAACTTTGCAGCTTTTAAAGAAACCGTAAAACGATATACACCTCAATATGCTGAATTAATTACAGGTGTTCCCGCAGAAAAGATTATTAAAGCTGCTAAGATTATTGGGCAGGCAGATCATACTGCAACCTATTATACAATGGGAATTACCCAGCATACTAGTGGCGTGGATAATGTACTGTCTGTTGCCAATCTTGCAATGATCACAGGCAATCTGGGTAAGGAAAAAACAGGGGTAAATCCTCTTCGTGGACAGAACAATGTGCAAGGATCTTGTGATATGGGAGCTTTACCTAACGTGTATCCAGGATATCAGTCTGTTAAGGATAGTATTATCAAGGCAAAATTTGAGGAAGCTTGGAAAACATCACTCAGTGATGAAATTGGTCTGACGATTCCTGAAGTACTACATGGAATTGAAGAAGATCGAGTGAAGGTACTTTATGTATTTGGCGAAAATCCCATGCGGAGTGATCCTGATGTTAATCATGTAAAACATTGTTTAGAACAGGTGGATTTTTTAGTTGTACAAGATATCTTCTTAACTGAGACAGCAGAATTAGCTGATGTTGTGCTACCTGGAACGACCTTTGCTGAGAAAGATGGTACTTTTACGAGTACGGAAAGACGGGTACAACGGATTCGCAAAGCGATTGAACCAAGAGGTAACAGTCGTCCCGACTGGAAGATTATTGGCGACATAATGAATGCATTAGGAGATTCTACAGAGTATTCTTCGCCACAAAAAATTTACGAAGAAATGCAGAGTGTGACGCCATCTTATGCTGGAATTACCTACTCACGAATTGAAAAGGGCGGGATACAGTGGCCTTGTAGTGATACAGAACATCCTGGAACACCTATTTTGCATGTCGGGGTATTTAATCGAGGGATTGGAGAGTTTACTGCAGTCGATTATCGAGATCCCGCAGAACTACCTGATCAAGAATTCCCGCTTATGTTGACAACTGGTAGGGTAGTAGCCCACTACCATACTGGTTCCATGACTCGTCGGAGTTGGGGACTACATGGAACCCACCCTGAGGGATATTTAGAAATTAATCCTCTAGACGCAAAAAGGTTAAATATAGAAAATGAGGAATTAATTCGGGTATCTTCGAGAAGGGGGACAATAACAACCAAAGCTCAGGTAACGAAAAGAGTTCCAGAGGGACTAACATTTATAACCTTTCATTTTACGGAAAGCCCTGGTAATATGCTTACCAATAGTGCCTCAGATCCTGTTTGTCAAATTCCAGAATTTAAAGTGTGTGCTGTTAAAGTTGAAAAACTATAA
- a CDS encoding LysR family transcriptional regulator, whose protein sequence is MMSIREMKYFLTLAEEGNITTAAKILHIAQPPLSRQMKQLEDNLGAKLFERGHRKIQLTEAGHLLRKKAEQLLELMDTTVKEIREIEAGTHGTLSIGTASSSVATILPRVARIFRNQYPSLKFELREGESSQIIELLNGGLIEIGLVRFSFDDALYESIKLSNEPLVAALNKNNPNSLGEHSDSIQLSELAGKPLMIHRKFEAMITDHCLQAGFEPYFLCKSDDVMPILAWADADVGIAVVPRAAIDLIPNTNLVFKTIINPSIETTAAVIWMRNRYLSTAARHFLNLFTTIHKTSIDNTRLEYSD, encoded by the coding sequence ATGATGAGTATTCGAGAAATGAAATATTTTCTTACCCTTGCTGAAGAAGGCAATATTACAACAGCTGCGAAGATTTTGCACATCGCTCAACCACCTCTTAGTCGCCAAATGAAGCAACTAGAGGATAATCTAGGGGCCAAGCTATTTGAACGAGGACACCGTAAGATTCAGTTAACAGAAGCAGGCCATCTCTTGCGAAAAAAGGCTGAGCAGTTACTCGAGCTAATGGATACTACCGTTAAGGAAATAAGAGAAATAGAGGCTGGTACCCACGGCACCTTGTCCATCGGCACAGCCTCTTCTTCTGTTGCAACAATTTTACCGCGAGTGGCTCGTATTTTTCGGAATCAATATCCTAGTCTGAAGTTTGAGTTAAGGGAAGGAGAGTCCAGCCAAATTATTGAACTCTTGAATGGTGGATTAATTGAAATAGGATTAGTTCGATTTTCTTTTGATGATGCACTCTATGAATCTATTAAGTTATCTAATGAACCTTTGGTTGCCGCACTTAATAAAAATAATCCTAATTCCTTAGGAGAACACTCAGATTCTATCCAGCTTTCAGAACTTGCCGGCAAACCCTTAATGATTCATCGTAAATTTGAAGCGATGATTACTGATCATTGTCTGCAAGCTGGGTTTGAGCCTTATTTTCTATGTAAAAGTGACGATGTTATGCCTATCTTAGCTTGGGCAGATGCAGATGTTGGTATCGCAGTAGTACCAAGAGCTGCTATTGATCTTATCCCAAATACGAATCTAGTATTTAAAACAATTATTAACCCAAGCATCGAGACAACTGCTGCTGTCATTTGGATGCGAAATCGCTATCTATCTACTGCCGCCCGCCATTTCTTGAATTTGTTTACAACAATACACAAGACTTCTATAGATAATACGCGACTGGAGTACAGTGACTAA
- the fdhD gene encoding formate dehydrogenase accessory sulfurtransferase FdhD yields MSQDSYRIQKYPAVKLEEGNLVAVEQLVSEEAPLTIYLNGKELVTMLCSPNEEKYITLGFLVTEGMIHDIEAITDLTIDSERGFIWVEADTVFPNVANTYLKRCLTACCGRGRTGFYFANDARTIKSIESNLKISAAEILSYSVMLEELSATYHMTHGVHCGALATKGEFLLYSEDIGRHNVFDKLYGKCLEMKIPTTDKVIVFSGRISSEILIKVSKMAIPLIIARAVPTSLAIGLAEDLGITLVGAAKGESFFVYTHKDRVTT; encoded by the coding sequence ATGAGTCAAGATTCTTACCGAATTCAAAAATACCCGGCAGTAAAGCTAGAAGAGGGTAATTTGGTTGCCGTTGAGCAATTGGTTTCTGAGGAAGCTCCATTAACCATTTACCTTAATGGTAAAGAGCTAGTAACAATGCTCTGTTCGCCTAACGAAGAAAAATATATTACATTAGGCTTTTTAGTTACGGAAGGAATGATTCATGATATAGAAGCCATAACGGATTTAACGATAGATAGTGAACGAGGGTTTATTTGGGTAGAAGCAGATACAGTTTTCCCGAATGTAGCAAATACCTATCTTAAAAGGTGCTTAACAGCTTGCTGTGGTCGGGGGCGGACAGGATTCTATTTTGCAAACGATGCTCGTACGATTAAAAGCATTGAAAGTAATTTAAAAATAAGTGCCGCTGAAATACTTAGTTATTCTGTAATGTTAGAAGAATTATCAGCTACCTATCATATGACACATGGAGTACATTGTGGGGCACTAGCAACAAAGGGAGAGTTTTTGCTATACTCGGAAGATATTGGACGTCATAATGTTTTCGATAAACTCTATGGAAAATGTTTAGAGATGAAGATACCAACTACCGATAAGGTGATTGTATTTAGTGGTCGTATTTCATCGGAAATCCTTATTAAGGTGAGTAAAATGGCTATACCACTTATTATTGCACGTGCAGTGCCAACTAGCTTAGCTATTGGATTAGCAGAAGATCTTGGTATTACTCTTGTTGGAGCAGCCAAAGGAGAATCTTTTTTTGTATATACTCATAAAGACCGAGTAACGACTTAA
- a CDS encoding 4Fe-4S dicluster domain-containing protein has protein sequence MNTFILGNPGKCIGCKACEIACSVAHLDTSVVKANEMNLPFISRLNLVRTSSVTMPIQCRQCEDAPCANVCSVGAIVHKDNCNVVLEEKCIGCKECMLACPFGMIDMQPKFTEGEAEFQVGLKVESLQGEQKKAYVVMQKCDLCKGRANGPACIEVCPADAFVIVNPDFIRKNIHDKRVSSAQEIAKRKYTGNS, from the coding sequence ATGAATACCTTCATTTTAGGGAATCCTGGAAAATGTATTGGCTGTAAGGCTTGTGAGATTGCCTGTTCTGTTGCTCATTTGGACACTAGTGTTGTAAAAGCAAATGAAATGAACCTTCCTTTTATTTCCCGTTTAAATCTAGTCAGAACCTCTTCTGTTACTATGCCGATTCAGTGCAGGCAGTGTGAAGATGCTCCTTGCGCAAATGTGTGTAGCGTTGGCGCTATTGTGCATAAAGATAATTGCAATGTAGTTCTTGAAGAAAAATGTATTGGCTGTAAGGAATGTATGCTTGCCTGTCCATTTGGTATGATCGATATGCAACCTAAATTTACAGAGGGAGAGGCTGAATTTCAGGTAGGACTAAAGGTAGAATCTTTGCAAGGTGAACAGAAAAAGGCCTATGTTGTAATGCAGAAATGTGATTTGTGTAAAGGACGTGCCAATGGGCCTGCATGCATAGAAGTTTGTCCAGCAGATGCATTTGTAATAGTAAATCCAGATTTTATTAGAAAGAATATCCATGATAAGCGAGTTTCAAGTGCTCAAGAAATTGCAAAACGTAAGTACACTGGAAATTCTTAA
- a CDS encoding DMT family transporter, with the protein MKYKEFVFLLICNLLWAGNFIFGKFVIQEFSPLWITFLRWMIAVSILFPVAVVHDNLNYAKMRSILKESWPALTCMGISGGILFNVFTYSALQYTSPTNGSLVFSLTPAITMIFSYLIWKEKVSIMQMAGLSISFLGVVVLLTSGNILHVFQMDFNRGDLLMIGADLCWMIYAFSCKKSATVPPITAIAISSLIAIFIMIPFIILQPIDFHQVTRTGINGVLYIGVFASVFAFILWNMSLRIVGASKANLTVNLIPVYTAAIAIIIGEQVSATQLWGGAMVLTGLVLTSQKRKELICIRVNKQEVDLGDATIKRPHYVN; encoded by the coding sequence ATGAAATATAAAGAATTTGTATTTCTTTTAATATGTAACTTATTATGGGCAGGAAATTTTATATTTGGCAAATTTGTTATTCAAGAGTTCTCTCCACTCTGGATTACTTTTCTGCGTTGGATGATTGCAGTCAGCATTCTATTTCCTGTTGCAGTAGTACATGACAATTTGAACTATGCAAAGATGAGAAGTATACTGAAAGAATCTTGGCCGGCGTTAACTTGCATGGGGATATCGGGAGGAATCTTATTCAATGTATTTACTTATTCAGCCTTGCAATATACTTCTCCAACGAATGGATCGTTAGTTTTTTCCTTAACACCTGCTATCACAATGATTTTTTCTTATCTTATTTGGAAGGAAAAAGTTTCGATAATGCAGATGGCAGGGTTAAGTATTTCCTTTTTGGGTGTGGTAGTTTTATTGACAAGTGGGAATATACTGCACGTGTTTCAAATGGATTTTAATAGAGGGGATTTACTAATGATAGGAGCGGATCTTTGTTGGATGATATATGCTTTTTCATGTAAGAAATCAGCTACTGTACCGCCGATTACTGCGATAGCGATTTCTTCATTAATTGCAATATTCATTATGATTCCCTTTATCATTCTGCAGCCTATTGATTTTCATCAAGTAACTCGTACCGGAATAAATGGGGTTCTTTATATCGGTGTTTTTGCCTCGGTGTTTGCGTTTATCTTATGGAATATGTCCCTTCGCATAGTCGGTGCTAGTAAAGCAAATCTTACAGTCAATTTAATCCCTGTTTATACGGCTGCTATTGCTATTATTATCGGAGAACAAGTTTCTGCAACCCAATTATGGGGTGGGGCAATGGTATTAACAGGCTTAGTTTTAACAAGTCAAAAACGCAAAGAATTGATTTGTATTCGTGTCAATAAACAAGAGGTCGATTTGGGTGATGCTACTATCAAGCGTCCTCATTATGTAAATTGA
- a CDS encoding 4Fe-4S dicluster domain-containing protein, producing the protein MSIHLNSFVLADPKKCIGCKVCEVACAVAHRSEEIKTVGNMDIPVMPKLYLVKTADVTMPIQCRHCEDAPCANICPVFAITQIDNKIIINEESCIGCKTCMIACPFGAIELAPAFKDGKPVFQSLLTFDSEEELSSKQAAVASKCDLCNDRLNGPACIEACPRQALTYVNVKKEKQRRCTETASKTGANIKNLIV; encoded by the coding sequence TTGAGTATTCATTTGAATTCATTTGTGTTAGCAGATCCAAAAAAATGTATCGGCTGTAAGGTTTGTGAAGTAGCTTGTGCTGTAGCGCATAGAAGTGAAGAGATAAAAACAGTAGGCAATATGGACATTCCTGTTATGCCAAAACTATATTTGGTAAAAACCGCTGATGTTACAATGCCAATACAGTGCCGACATTGCGAGGATGCACCTTGTGCAAATATTTGCCCTGTTTTTGCTATTACGCAAATTGATAATAAAATCATTATTAATGAAGAAAGTTGTATCGGTTGTAAAACTTGTATGATTGCTTGTCCTTTTGGCGCAATCGAACTTGCTCCTGCTTTTAAAGATGGAAAACCAGTGTTTCAAAGCCTTTTGACTTTTGATAGTGAAGAAGAGCTTAGTAGTAAACAAGCAGCAGTCGCTAGCAAATGCGATTTATGTAATGACAGGTTAAATGGACCTGCCTGTATAGAAGCTTGCCCTCGTCAAGCACTTACCTATGTGAATGTTAAAAAAGAAAAACAACGTCGGTGTACAGAAACGGCAAGTAAAACGGGCGCAAATATCAAAAATCTTATCGTATAG
- a CDS encoding LysR substrate-binding domain-containing protein, with the protein MELRHLEYFMAMYKELHFTKAAEKLGISQPTLSQQIRILESEVDALLFDRVGKKVLVTQAGEILYQHCLQIFGELKQAHTAIGELQGLERGSLAVGCSGSHLLISSIVKFHTRYPGINLSIIQLSTEEIKEKLLKNELDIGIAFLPLDDLQLASLYLYAEELCLAVCKKNELSKQKSVNLDMLKSISIVLPPPKYIIRQFIDHATEELGFLFNPIIEMMPFEHLLEIVGRNIAVTILPRSYINSYADERIQTVSIANPAMKKEMGLIYRKDRFLSAATDKFIEELVLGFKDFHF; encoded by the coding sequence ATGGAGCTCAGGCATTTGGAGTATTTTATGGCAATGTATAAAGAACTTCACTTTACAAAAGCTGCTGAAAAGCTTGGCATATCTCAGCCTACTTTGAGTCAACAAATTAGAATTTTAGAAAGTGAGGTAGATGCCCTTCTTTTTGACAGAGTAGGCAAAAAGGTTCTTGTCACCCAGGCGGGAGAAATTCTATATCAACATTGTCTGCAAATTTTTGGTGAATTGAAACAAGCTCATACTGCCATCGGAGAATTGCAAGGTCTTGAAAGGGGCAGCCTTGCTGTAGGATGTTCCGGAAGCCATCTGCTGATCTCTTCAATCGTAAAATTTCATACTCGTTATCCAGGTATTAATCTTTCCATTATCCAACTATCAACAGAAGAAATAAAAGAAAAGCTACTTAAAAATGAGTTAGATATTGGAATTGCTTTTTTACCATTAGACGACCTGCAGCTAGCAAGTCTTTATTTATACGCGGAAGAATTATGTCTTGCCGTATGCAAAAAAAATGAACTTAGCAAACAAAAATCAGTGAACCTTGATATGCTTAAATCAATCTCCATTGTGCTCCCCCCTCCCAAGTACATTATCCGACAATTTATTGACCACGCTACAGAAGAACTTGGCTTTTTGTTTAATCCAATAATCGAAATGATGCCCTTTGAACACTTGCTTGAGATCGTAGGCCGTAATATTGCAGTCACGATTCTCCCTCGATCCTACATTAATAGTTATGCAGATGAACGCATTCAAACTGTTTCAATAGCAAACCCTGCTATGAAAAAAGAAATGGGACTTATCTATCGAAAAGACAGATTTTTATCAGCAGCTACTGATAAATTTATTGAGGAATTAGTCCTAGGCTTTAAAGATTTTCATTTTTAA